CTTCAACTGTTTTAACTACGATGGAGACGGATACCCTTCCTCAAGCACAGAcgaagagaagaaaatgtgtcGGCCCGCTTACAGgtatggattttaaaaaattcatCTTTGATTAAGTAACTTTTTTAGATGactttctgtattttatatatatttatttagaggCTTTCACAATTTGATATGAAGacacttttcttgtttttatcatcatcaAGTTGCCAgtttgaatgaaacaaaacaaaaataatttttactGAAACCAAAACACTAATCAAAAAATGAAGCTTGCTTTAGGAGGCATAGTTAGATAAGTAAATTAGTCATACATAGCTGAATCATTTCTCTTCACTGGTGTCTGTAGATCATTTCCTGCTAATATCcagttttttcacttttttaataatgttaCTTCATGATTACTTTACAGACTTTTTATCGCAGctataaaatgatataaaaggAGATGGAAAAAATGTGCATCTGTTTAAACTGTGTGAAATTAAACAGAATATTCAAAACTTCCAATTAATCCCTCACCGAGTTAACAATGATGTTTGGTTCGGTTGTTTCTTATCATGTTGAACTGATGACAAAGATCTGTTATAACACATGACGCGTTACTTCTCTTCtcagtaaaactgtaaaacGGATTTTCACAATatcatcacatttttacatctgTGATTGGTGTTGATGGCATTTTTTGTGCAGCACAAAATGTCTATTTAGATTTCAGTTTAGATTTTCTGGCTTGAACATGAGTCTGTTCTTAATTGTTCTTATGTACTGCAACATCACTGTGTAAGATATAGAGAATAAGTAGAAGAGAATATGTAAAAACCTttagaacagaaaaacaatttttatttgctgtaataataatgcattttgtCATGCATGtcattttttgattttgtcGACATCATCGAATTATTAAGTTGTATGTTGTTGCAAATGGATTACCACTCCCACCACTTTTTAATAAGGCAAAGAAagcaatgaaaaacagaaactcaaacTGGTCAGGTTTGGAGCGATCACtgttttcacacatacagtattgtGGTCTGAGGGTAGAGTCAGTAAGTGTTAATGTCTTCAtcgttttctattttttttgtgtttttttttcaacttgtattatctgtttgtgtgtcagctaCATAGCCCTGATAGCCATGGCCATCCAGCAGAGCCCCGATCAGCGAGTCACTCTGTCGGGCATCTACGAGTTTATCATGAAGAGATTTCCTTACTACCGCTCCAACCAGAGAGCCTGGCAGAACTCCATCAGGCACAACCTGTCTCTCAACAGCTGCTTCATCAAGGTACACTGCAACACATTACGCCAATTTAACAAGATATTCAATTTGTGTCCTTTAAAGGGAATCTGACTTTAAGATTTGAaactttttacatatttattattgtttttgtgcctttctgtcttcttagcagtagagaaagagagatatttATAGTTAagtgttcttttttctttccagtagTAGCAAtagtgtgttttttcctcttatttttAATAGTAgtgtaatatttttaatcattaccAAGTATTTGTCATATTTCCTACAGGTTCCTCGCACAGAGGGTAATGAGAAAGGGAAAGGAAACTACTGGACTTTTGCCACCGGCTGTGAATCCATGCTCGACCTGTTTGAAAATGGAAACTTTCGGCGACGCCGGCGCAGGAGGAACATGAAAATTGGCTTCCGTGATTCAGGTGAACCTCCTTTCCACCCTTTGGAGAGCCACAGCAATCAGCGCATGCCTGCAGCTCGCCGCCCTGAACCCGACTCCACTCTCTGCCCTTTGAACCCTGAGAGGCCGAGGCCGGGCCCCCAGCAAAACCATCTTATCTCAAACCCCACCCAGCAGGGGAAACCAGAGTCAGAGATCAAGTTTAGTATTGACTACATCCTATCCACTCCAGATCCACCTCTGCCTGGGTTCAGATCCTCCCACGGCCCGGTTCACATAGGGCCCACGGGGCCGCCCATACACGTTCTGGAGCCTCAACATCTGAACCTGCACTTCTGGActctgtgagaggagaggaaagcagagaCTGAACTTATTCCTTCATCGTCACCTGTGTCCAACACTGGGACGTACTGCGAGGACATctaaagacagaagagaaactCCACAAGAGGAATTTTACTGacttgaaaatgtaaatgaagaaCAAAGTATAGAGGTACAGTATTATGAGATGGATTCTAGATGGAAAAAAGTCACTGAGCATCATGCTGTCTAAGAATCCATCCAAAAGATAAAATGTGAACAATACAGAACAATACAGCAAAGCATTCATATTGTTATTAAACTGTATGTGCAGTGTCCAGTGCTGACCTAGACTAGGTTTACAGTATACCTATATGTATATACACGAGAGCTGATGTCTTCGAAACTGCTTTAAAAATCATATTAGGAAAAACAAACCGCATTTTTTTAGACTTCTTTGATTCTCATTGCTCATTCGCTTAGCCAGAGGCAGTCTATTAAACCTTAATATGATTTATGTCActtctcttctttatttctgaTTAATGGCAGACTCGTCCTTGTTTTAGTGTCTTGTAAGGACAAATGTCTGTGACACAGAGTTCAGCAATACAAACTGGTCAAAACCTTGTATTGGGTTAAGATCTCTCCAGAAATGCTACAAGATGTATAGAAATGCtcttttcacacacagaaaaacacacacagagaaacacaaacacacaaatcaactGTTACATTCttaaactgtgaatttacacacatatgaatatggaaatattttcatttcaaaaaagTTTAACTGCAGGACACAAGATGTTTCCTAAATTCAGGCCATTCTCAGTATATCTGTGCTGGAGGCTTCAAGTTTCCACAAGTTGCATTTAACATGATTGCCTTCCAAACCACTTGTGGTGTCAGATTTTTTATCATATGATCACGTTTGTAACGTAGATGAGGAACTTTCTAGTGATGGTCAGGTCTTTTtcacaaaagacattttgacataccaaaccacagaaaacaaaggtgtaaataatcaaatgaattcCATTTATCTGCCTCAGTCTCcgagtactgaaaaaaaaaagaaaatccaaactATTTAAACAATTTCATATCAGCAGGAAATAGTAAATTATGCGTAATGTTTTGAcctttaaatgtgtcactgcAAATTAGATCGAACAAAGAGAGAGTTCCAAATTCATCCAACAtactaataattaaaaaaaacaaaaaacagtcatTCTTAAAAGCACTTGGTCATTAAGTATACAATTGATAGAATTCTCCCACAATGCAATACACAAAAGAAATGGAGtaaaaaagattaaaactaGTTGCAGCTGGGTGTGAAAcaccctgaaaaacaaaaaaataactgcAAAACATTTTGCTGTCTCTATGTTTAAACTTAACCAACACTGTCAGGAAGTCACACTTTGACTTCCCTTGTACAGCGCACATATTgcctcatttccttttttcttatATTCCAGTGTATACAAACTTCTGCATACATTTGCTGTACATTCAATGTCTTTAAAGATTTAATACTTACTTATTTAGCGTGCTTACTTCGAGCAAATTCCATGTAGTACAAACTGAAGGACAACCTGATCCTGTCATGACTTTCGGGGACACTTGAACCAAATGGGGACGTCTTTAATATtagcacctgtgcttttcctactacCTATTACATGCTGTAGAAGAAAGGCCTTTTCTGACTGCGCTCAGTCATTTCACACCCACCTTCAACCCACATTTTGCTAATTTTTTCATTGACCTTTTGAAATCCTGATTGACTGACACTTAAATTCTAATCCAGTCACTCCTTATTATAACATATTGTATCCAGACACTTAAAAGAGGCCTAACGAAACAGAGGTCTGGCCAACATTTCTTGCCTGTACAAGAGAGATCAATCATGGCGTGTTCCTGTACCGTTGAAGGGACATTTTTCAATTTAACCTTTATATTATGTCTTGACTACATCAGAGGAGGGTTTCAACACACTTAACATGAGTGGCATTTAATATAGCATAACACTTTCAAGGTGAGGCCGAGATGTGACCCTATTTAAATACAGTGGCTCCTGCACCTcccccaacaaacacacacacacacacaccacacaccccaTGACGCAATTATAATTAAACACACCTTATGCCTCCTTTGCAAATGCCCCTCATCGATCTGTGCGTTTTTAACATTCATATGTGAACTGCCCCCCAGCAAACGTCTGCGGCGGCACGAGCGTTTATGGATCAGCAAGTTTCCATTAACAAAGTTGTTGATGTTGAATAGCGGGGGCTGCTGCGGCTGCCATGATGCCGCGGATATATTTGGGTAAATTAACTTAGCATAAAGTGCTCCGAGGCTACGGGGGTCTTCTGAGGCAGCTAAAGAGAAAGCAAGGCACCAGTCAGGCCCGAAAAGTCAATGCACATATTATGTTGTCAGTGAATATATGAAACTGTAGCTAGTGGCACGGTGTCCCGATGAATGGCCTCTATTAAATAACTACTCTAAATGCATCtcctttgtttcattcatgGTTAATCCTTCTAACATCTTGAGCCAGTTGTTTATAATTACCTAGACAATAATATTTCTCATTTatacgtctgtgtgtgtacatttgtttgAGACTTCATTATGCGTATGCTGCCAGGTAAAATGAGCAGCTCAGGGGCAACAAAGAGTGGAATTGCAGGTAGAGAAAATGGGGGAAGCGTTGATCTGCAACGTTAATATAAAGTaaatcataaacacaaataGGTCATTTAATCTTGAGTGTTTGTTTAGTGATTGGATTTCACTGAGGCTGTGGTGAGGATTGTGGGGATGAAGATAAATATGAGCGGATTGTTTTCTTCTTACGGCAGCATATCTCTTCAGCGTATGGGTGTGATTTCTCTGCTCTTAACTGTTTCACTGAGCTGTGGCTGGAGGAGTGTGACTGATCTGCACCGGAGAGACACTGATATCAGTATGAGCTACCGGCTAATGAAGATTAGTGAAATAGCCCAAGGACTTTGAGACACACACGTCTGCCCTTTGCCGATTTTATAGCCGCTGCAATATgctattatttttaaatggcttcaagtgtgtgtgtgtgtgtgtgtgtgtgtgtgtgagtgtcagtaATGAGAAAATCAACACAGCATGTCAATCAATGGCAGTTGGGAGACGTGTTTACATTTCGACTGAAGGATGTCCCTGCTAGGAATACAACAGAAGTGGTTGACTGGAGGGTTTTATTTTCcacaaagaaaatggaaaacaggCAATTTAATAAAGGAAAGGGTTTGACATTCAAATGAAAGTGTAACTCAGGAATCTGCCAGATATCCGTTTGaatttgtcactttttatttgataaaCACTTCATCTGTGGAACCGTTTCAGGAACTATTTGTTTCACCAGAGGGTCACGATTTGACCCTTTGACTCATTGTTTGATATCAGCTGCAGCCAAAACTCACTAAGAACTCCTCAGTTAAACAAATAACTTGAAATATGTATAATGTTATGTAACACAACAGGCGGAGGTGTTGCCAAACTGAATTACAGTCAAACATTTTAGCCTAAAAGATGTTTATCTTAAAAgtggcagtggtggaagaagtacttaagtagaaatactttattacaaGCCTTGCTTTCCaaattgtatttaaatacaaaagtATTAGCGTCAGAATATATTGCCAATATACTAGAGAGTTAAAGTACTTGTTATGCAGTGTCTCATTTCAAACTaacatattacattattattattacagattatgtattatgattatttgaattaatgatgtgttcatgtgtacatCACAGATGGTAAAGATAGGCTTTTACATACTATCTTGTGAATTTACCccccaaaattaaaaaaataataatacaaaaatatgtacaatacaataacaacaattgagttttaaatcatttaattgaATCGGCAAAGTAACTATAAATGTATCATCAAATGTGATGAAGTAAAAGGCACAATATTTCCATCTGTATTGTAAAGAAGATGAAAGAAAACggtaaaaaaaagtagaaaactgCAGTTAAGTACAGTGACGAATAGAAAGTTAAGTACAGTGacgaaaaataaaaaatactgcacAGTATATCAAATATGATGTATTCTGATTACAGGTGTTTGTGACATATTTACTCTTGACATCTAcgaaaaattaaaattaaagttgAGAAATTCTGAACAGTGATCTCTAGAAAATGTGTCTGGTCCTGTCATCTCTCTACTTTCAACAATCTAATAAAAGCTTATTGTATACATAATCATACTAATATAGTATTTATATGTACAATCTAtatggtaaataaaaaaatagtattCATCTAAAAGTATCAATACAtatgtacatttaaatatgttccCTGAAGTCTGTTGAAGGATCGAGTTGTTATATGACCAAGTTCTGTGTTGCAAAGCAGATCCACTGCACGTGTTAGCCTAACATGCAATGCAACTACAATGCACCACAGCTCTGGGCAGCATGTGCTCCCTCATTTGGTACGTTTGGTGAATGGTTGATCCAGGAGTGATTAACCATAACcatcttgacttttttttcccttttatttttcatttttctgatgtAGGTTACAGCTGTTTATTGAGTTATCAGATGATGATTTTCTCAGTTTGACCTCTGACACGTGTGCCATCAGCGTCTGTAGTCAAACCACCAGGGTGTGCTCACTAGCTGCATGTGGAGAGAGAAATCACAGTAGGTTACCCATCGTGGAAGTAAAAAATGGTTTCTGCTCTTCGGTTAACCAATTCTCCAGAGTCCAACAACTCCACACGGCTTCTGCAACAGACATAATCATAGTAATGTTAGGGTAAATGTGATGCCTGTCAACATATAACCGAGTTTTTAAAGTGAATTTAGAggggagaacacacacacagttaagcagtgttgaaatatttcaaatcacTGTTTTCACTAGCAACACATTATACCTTATAGCAGTTGCTGTGGTAGCATGTGCACCAACAAGTGACACatggaaaaacatgatttgtttcCTGACTTTCTgccatatttaaatatattttttttgcctcttgGAATCTAAAACACATCCTTaaataatagaaaacataaaaaacaaacaacagttttcCTCCAGTGATGAActtgaaaatataaaagcttTTACCTCTTAAAAAAGGAATCCAGCAgctcttttgttattttctgtagTATGACTTTACACAGATTATGAGGTAGtcactcatttaaaaaaaaaaaaaaaaaaaaaaacccagcacaTGTTGAGTCAAACAGGGATCCTGTGTACTGGTGCTTTCCAGTCTACCATCCGGACAGACACAcccctcttttccttttttgacCGGGAAAAACGCTCCAGTGACTGAGGCAGAATGTGAGGGGCCATGTTGTGGGATGAGGCGATTCCTGACGACCAATGGGGAAGCCCCTGGTGTAGGGCCCACGGGCCTctagagagaggagggggggtggtaAGGTAAATGGAAAGGGTTTACTACAGGTCAGCTATGGCTATTACCATCTGAAGAGGGATCCGGGCCGAGGCTGGTATGCCAAGGAGAGGGCTGGAGTGGTGGCAGTGTGTTGTAGTGCAACGGTAATATTTGATTCTGGACAacataataaatgaaacaagGTTGCGGACACACTGCTAGTGTTTTATTAGAGTTCATGCATAagtcaaacaacacaaagagaaacgAGAGATGAGGCAACTCAGGAAAGTAGCAGTCACACAGCACAGCCTCCCTTATCAGCATCTCTTTTCATATCATCCAGAGAGACGCACAAAGAAACGtattgttgcaaaaaaaaaaaagaaaaaaaaaaacaggtctgaGATGACTCTACACTGAGGTTCAGTTACAAATCACTGACAGAGCACACACCGATAAACCAGGCTGACCCTGGGCAGTATCAAACAGGAAAGTAACATGTATtcttttaaacatctttttttgttgttttttttcccccccaaatcGACCGAGATCAAATGTTTCTGCGTTACagaacagctgacacacacaaacacacgtcgaacaccaaaacaagaaaacaaaaaaggagaaaggaggtTTCCCTTTCAAAATGTGCAATGTTGATGCTTTGTCGGTAGCGTCCAACCTAAGTTAATTATATCCGTTGATGTCATGTGTCAGTCCATAAAACTAGGAGTGAAGctcttaaaaaatatgtatcCTTCATGAGATAAATCATTCTCTATGAATCAGTGATGGACTGCTTTTATAAACTGTgtccatatttttcttttactgtacgGGCACGTTCCACAGAATATCCACATGAACGTGACCGTAATGAATTAGCCAGCAGCaatgtataaaaatgaaatgatgaactCCATAAACAAAAGcccaaaaaactaaaacacaaaaaaagacaatgacAATTTGTCCCTAAACAGTTAATTTCCCATTTTTCTCCcgtacaataaaatgttttaaaatactgatttgaagaaaaacaaagacaaacggTGCTGAATAAATTATTTCTACACTCAAATATTTTTCCCCCCCAACAGTTCTCATTAATTACATCAGGTTAAGTGTTAAGTGATTTACAGTACAAGTCGAAAGGTAATGCGACTGTCAAAGTGCGCGCTTGTTTTAAGCTTGTTGTGATTGTTTAACATGTTGCATTCGGTTATTGTCGAGGgagtgaaatgtctcatttGTAGCGACGCGTCTGCTGGCCGGCTCATTTCTGAAAACAAATGTCACGTTGAAAGGTCAGGCCTTTTAAGATGTCagcataaagaaataaaaaggagaaacgCACGACGGCGATGTTCAAACAGCTTCTGTAGTGCCTTGAATTTTCATCACATCCTTGGATATTAAGCTGCAGATTTTTAAAGGAGGACCGGACTATGTGTGAGCGAGCCAATTATCCagaatctttttttctccccacatCCGGAAGAAAGCACAGATTTGGTCCTGTGAAAAGGATTCAGATCAGGAATTATACAGTACAATCGGCTCCAAAAACAGCATCTCTTCAGCTACCAGTGAGACCAACTCTGACTGGGAAATAACACAACAATAACACCCCCTCCCCATACATGACACAAAATATCAGCAAATAAATGATTACATAAACAATAATTAGACAATATTTTTCAGCTGATGGAATCAAAACCAGCTAAACTGCGGAAAAAgttcagacagcagcttcaggcTAATAACATCTCAGCAAAATAATCTCATGTCAACAAACAACCGCGGTCAAGTCTGTCAAAGACAAATCCACAACATGTGACTTAGAGGAAAGTCGAAGAACACGTTGGTTGGTGTGGTGCGCAATTATGCCAATTACAAAAACTAaactcccttcttcttcttttatccgTAAATGAACAGATGTATAACGATTCCCTTTTCTTGTGAAAAACCCCGGTGAGGTACATCCCTaatgtcacagcagctgcaAGATAAATCCATTTTTATCCCCCGCCCCCCAAACAAATCtacattaaatcaacatctcttTCATACATATGTAGCTTAAATATACACACGACTAATAAACTTGACATTTGTCATTTACAGATTTTACAACTCAAGACTGACTTGCAAAGGGACTGATACAAAACACCAAAACGATATCCTCGTACGTAGGTATGCTCAGTGCTTCGGCTTGTTAACGGGCGTTCCCGCAATAGCGATGCTAATGTTTTCTGTTGGGGTTTCTTTAATCGTGGAAACTTAAATGAAGTTTGCTGCATGCTTTAAGGGCTCGGGTATGAAATTGATTTCCCACTAATGGCAACAACAGCAGGATGCTGATTTATAAAACTCTACATGATATTCTTTTAGGATTAGCTGCAACATGAAGCTCTGCAGTCCACAACAGGCGGAGGGAGATTCTTCacatgtgaagaagaagaaggtaaaAGCAGGCTGCCTCACAGTCTCTGACGCCGGTTGTCACATGGGTGAGATCCATCGTCTGGCGGCAATatcaaaacttttgttttggtttcttccTTTCTTGTGAGAAATAAACGGAGAAAGTGAATAACTCCCTTGCCTGTAGTGTGAAACTGAACAGTGTTGTGATGAATCGGCACGGAGGTGGGGTGTGTTTTAGTGTCAGGTCAGTCTGTCCTTGGGTGATGcggctgctgctgatgctcGGCTGGTCGGCTTTTAGGCTGGGGATCTGACGGGGAAAGGCGAGAGGTTCTACATGGCGAGCAAAGTGTCCTCCGGCCTGTCAGGCTTCTTGCGGCTTGGGGTTCCCTGCGCAGCGCCTGGTTCACCACTGGGTGGTGATGGTAGGCTGGGGACCATCTCTGCAGCTTTGGCTCTCTCCTCGAGGAACTTGTCGAACTCTGGAAGCATTTCATCgagcaaacacagaggagtgGTGTGAATCTGAGAGGAGGTGGAGTCAAAACGTGGCTGAGAAATGATTGGAAATTAGATTCACGGTGGCCTACCTTCACTTGTCACGCCTTCCTCACCTTCGTCTCCTTTCTGTTGAAAAGCACAGACGACAGGGTCACACCTGAGAGACGGCTCGGCAAAACTAAACACTTCAAACCACCACAAACCAAACAATTCTGATCCTGTGCatgaatatgtatatatttttcacCCAGTGACTCACCAATTAGGTTTTATCACACAAATAGCCACTTCCCCGTCATTACCACTCACCAAAAATGTGCAACTAATTTTGGaaattataatacatttttattggtgCCCATTTATAGGAAATACTATGAATGCTAAAACAAAACCCAGCAGTTGTTTCCTGACCAATAATGCagaacaaatacataaaaatgagCATGAACTCTTGTAATGCTTCACCAACAAATCACACGTGCCTTTCTTCTCTTTCGTCACGTTAAAGGATTTGGTTTTGGTTCAGGTTATCCAACAAAAATTTACACGAATGTATGGCTACAACTAAAAATCTCACGCTGTAGAAGAAACTTGATCCCTGCTTTGTCAGAGCAGTCCGATACATTAATTCACAACACACAGAGCGTCCATTGTGAGGTTTCGGTTCCGGGTTACGACCTGATTAGACACTTGATAGTGAGTCCACTGGTGGTGTGAAAGCAGTTTCTTGCACACTATGCTGCAACACGTATCTGCATTCAAAACCTCATGCTCATTTTTGCAAATCTTTGCAATAATTCCAAAATTAGTTTGTCCCCACGACACACTGTGAGTAACTTATAATAGATGAGGATATTAATATATGATTGATCAAAAAAAAGTGAGGAAATGTGAGGGAGATGTGTTACTTTCTGActtcaaaaggaaaaaggaagagagagaaagcactgcaggcagaaataaaaatcatgaGGGGCTCACCACATCAGTACACAGCCACTCCTCTATGTCATCCATGACAGAGGACTGGCCTCCGACACCCTACGGGGGGCAGCATCAAGACCGCCAGAGGTGGCCAGAAGAGTGGGCAGCAAtgccacaaaagaaaaagaaaatcccccgccccaaacacaacaaaaaatatgacttcagtgttaaataaataaatcaaatgcaacTTAAAGTTTACTGtgaggtgggaaaaaaaacaaaaacacagaaacggATGTTTGTGGATGgtatgaaatacacacacacacactgatgacaatGACTCACTTCAACACTGTGTACAGCTCGAAGCTGGGAAGCAGTGTAAAGCTGAATGTAGCAAGCAGCATCTTCTCTGACAGCTTAGCAGGTCGCTTCAGCCGGTAACCACAGCTGCTAACTCTGACCGctttacacattcagcagccGACAGGGCGCATTCACACCAGGCATGTTAGGGTGGAGCTAATATCGGATTTCATTAGCGTTACACTGATGAACTGGTCActtatatcatcatcatcatcattcccTTTCCTGCTTGAAAGCAGGGCCATGCCCACACAACAGCTAAGACTCTAAGTCAGTCGTGTTAGTGATACGTGAATGGCTCTAAAGCATTTGAAGAGATGTTGCTGTTAAACCTGCAGGCTCAGTTAGAAACTACATCTGagtttaaacctgttttttctACTTGTTAGCTAATAAAGCGATTAGAAGCATCGAGCAGCACAAGTTAGAAAGAGCGGGAGGAAATGTCGGCTTCGACAGCACGGCGCGCATTCAACCACACACCCCCAAAAATGTCCTTTGAGCGGGTTATGAAACAAGTACTGAAGACGATAGGCCACACAGGACATAAAAGCATGTATCACTGAGACTCACCGCTCCACCAGCTGGCGGTAGGACATCCAGAGTTGGAGGAAGGCCGCCGGTGATGTTGCTGTCTTTTGCTGTCGAGCTGAGACGACAGGTAGGCATGAGCTTTCATGCAGTCGTGCTTGGCCCAATTATTCTTAATTGGAAAGAGGACTGCAACAGTTCTAATAATCAACAAATACATGAGTCCTTACGTCTTGCGTGATGGTTCGGAGAGAGCTCCGGTCCTTGTCTGAGCAAACACGTCAAAGTCATCCTGGGTAGGAGGAGGCTTACAGCTGGGCAGAGAGCTCAAGGTACTGCTGACACTGTCTGCACCCATGTCTGGagggcaaaaaacaacaaaaaaacactgtttgatgCTATAGGGTTATTCGACATTGCAGACTTCCACTGTGTGAACAGCAACGCTCATGAAACAGGATCTATTTTTCACACGTTTTCTACAGAGCCTTTGCAATTATGTCAAAAAAAAGCAACCACTGCTGGAGCTAAAATAGAGGTCAGAATCAGCTGGGGGCTAAATGAAGTCTACAACACTCTGTGGTTGTGCAGGTGCAGCggttaaaggaacagttcaactTTTCTGGAGTTGATTATTAAGAAGATCAACACAACTCATATATCTGTGCTTTAACTATGGAGCTAGAGCCGAGACTTTATTAGCCTAGCAcgaagactggaagcagggggaaacagctagcctagctctgtctgAAGTTAATAAGTACACGTACTAACAGCTCTAAAGCTTAGTAATTACCAGGTTGTTGTCTCTGAAACTACTTCtttggcagcagcagtagtGGCTTTCTGAAACCTCTGCTTGTTGCCTAGCAACCTTATTGTGACAATAGGACGGGGCATATGTTTGAACTTTGGACAGACCGAGGCGAGCTCTTTCATCCTACTTCCAGTCTCAGTTTGGCTTTATTAATGTATAACTAACTAGCCAGCAGTCTAATGCCGATGTTCAGAAACAAAATCAGCTCAACTATTGTTAAGAGGACATTCGTCATGAATTGCAG
The nucleotide sequence above comes from Larimichthys crocea isolate SSNF chromosome XVI, L_crocea_2.0, whole genome shotgun sequence. Encoded proteins:
- the foxl3 gene encoding forkhead box L3 — protein: MFDNSNYPFNCFNYDGDGYPSSSTDEEKKMCRPAYSYIALIAMAIQQSPDQRVTLSGIYEFIMKRFPYYRSNQRAWQNSIRHNLSLNSCFIKVPRTEGNEKGKGNYWTFATGCESMLDLFENGNFRRRRRRRNMKIGFRDSGEPPFHPLESHSNQRMPAARRPEPDSTLCPLNPERPRPGPQQNHLISNPTQQGKPESEIKFSIDYILSTPDPPLPGFRSSHGPVHIGPTGPPIHVLEPQHLNLHFWTL